The genomic interval AGTaaacttgtttaattaatttaaaatttaatatcaagACCACACTCTTCAAAATCAGTTTTACCAAAAAATTTGAGTCATTTACACTAACAACCCACAACTCtaccaatttaattaataattcatAAATCGGTGTATTTGGCCTGACACTTTGTTTAGCAGTAGCACTTGTTTTCAAATTAGTGGACAATTGCCTACCCTGAAAAAGTATTCTCAATACTAATCAAACACCGTTCTACTGCAGTTACAGATACTGCACTAGGAGGTACAATTAGTAGGTCTTTAAATTGAAATCCTTCCTACCACTAAATCCTTAgtaattgaattcaattacATTGTTAGAAATATTAATGAAACAGTTACAGTATGGTACGTATCTAGTCATACACTAGTGTATTCACTTAACCATATCACCAAGGGAACAATCAGCCAGTAGAAAAGTAATCTCTGCCGTCACTATACAGACCACGTGGTCTCTATAATTCTACCTGCCCGTAACAAGAAATCAATCGCGAACACGCATATTTCACAGCAAGAAACCGAGTCACCCCCAACTAACAACACGATCCCCCTCCTTCGTTCTTCTTCTGTAGATTGACTGTCTCATTGAAACCGGGCCTCACGTCCAGATGCAACTGATGCTTAATCAGCAGTTTCACTGCCCTTCTGAACGCATCGTTAACATTGATTGAGTCCTTCGCGCTCGTCTCAAAGTACGGACAATCGTGATTCTCCCGACACCACGTCAGAGCCTCTTCTTGGGATACCTGTCTGTTCGGGAGGTCGACTTTATTGCCCAAGACGACGATAGGAAAGTTCTCCGGGTCGCGAACGTCCGCGTAGTAGAGAAACTCTTTCTTCCACATCGTCAGGTTCTTGAAACTCTGCGCGTCGTCGACGCCAAACGTCAGTAAGCAGCAGTCGGCGCCTCTGTAGAACGGAGTTCTCAGACTCTTGAAACGCTCTTGGCCCGCCGTGTCCCAGATTTGCAGCGTATACGTCTCTCCGTCGATTGGAACGTCCTTGTTGAGAAATTCGACGCCAATCGTATGGAAAGACTGACTGTCGAACTTGTTGCTCACAAACCGCTGCATCAGTGACGACTTGCCCACGCCGCCGTCGCCGAGAATGACGACCTTGAGGAGCGTCGACTTGGACGACATTCTCCGTGCGCACTCAAATCCCTACAGAATGACAGTTCAAGTCGAAGTCTGAGATCAGGGTGACGTCGCCATGCTGTCATGTGATCGATCGACGCGCATGCGCGTGATGTAATTTGTTAGGCTAGACAGGAAGCAAAGGTTGCTTTGTCTTCTTTATACTGTGCGACGTTTTGCTATATCGTATCgctgtttgtcagtttattGTTGTGGTTTGCTTTCTCTTCTATTTTCGGCGCGTTTTGATCTCGATGTTGAGATGACTGCAGCTCAGCGTCGAAATGTGCCACTCGACAAGGTACGCTACTAGAGCAGTCGTTCGCTCTGCTGTCGAGCTCATTCGACGCATGTTCCGCTGTCGTGTACGAGCGCGTAGCAACTGGCGTCGATGGCGTGTTTATTTACACACGACGGCACGTCGTTTCTGTCTTCCTAGTATAACTCTTGTggcactacacacacacacacacacacacacacacacacacacacacacacacacacacacacacacacacacacacacacacacacacacacacacacacacacacacgcacgcactctctctctctctctctctctctctctctctctctctctctctctctttctctctcgtATACTCGTACAATACGGTATCTACACGATGGGATGATGATTGTTTTGCGTGTCGCGTGGGGTCGAGCGTAAGTTGAGGCGTCCGGTTGTGTTTGCAGGTCAATCTGCGGCTCATCTTGGTGAGTGGCAATCGTGCCGACTTCCTCGTATCACCCGGCGATTCCGTGACGTCTGTCGTCAGGCAGGTGTTTGAAAACTGGCCGAAGGGTGAGTTTTGTTTAGTTCTTGTTCTTTAGACGGTTGTTTTCTGACAATACTTTATGTAAAGTCAATGAGGCTTAGACTAAAAAGATTTTAGAGTCACTTGTCAGTAGTTTTCCCGCAAATTCGATAGATAAAAATTAGATTATGTATTGTACGACGTGTTTCTTTGTGGTGAGGAACTCAATTTATGTTTCACTGCCAGTGTCCGGCAGTATTTCTAAGGTTTGATCACATTACAGGAAACTGACACAGACAGGGTAACCTTGTAGGCCACTAAGTCTTGATTATGTACGTGTA from Corticium candelabrum chromosome 14, ooCorCand1.1, whole genome shotgun sequence carries:
- the LOC134189866 gene encoding ras-related protein Rab-9A-like, with product MSSKSTLLKVVILGDGGVGKSSLMQRFVSNKFDSQSFHTIGVEFLNKDVPIDGETYTLQIWDTAGQERFKSLRTPFYRGADCCLLTFGVDDAQSFKNLTMWKKEFLYYADVRDPENFPIVVLGNKVDLPNRQVSQEEALTWCRENHDCPYFETSAKDSINVNDAFRRAVKLLIKHQLHLDVRPGFNETVNLQKKNEGGGSCC